A stretch of Microcoleus sp. FACHB-68 DNA encodes these proteins:
- a CDS encoding aromatic ring-hydroxylating dioxygenase subunit alpha: MVTSDAILLNDWHVVAKSEDLPPATILPARLLGENLVLWRNGDHIMAWKDVCPHRGARLSMGNISGDTLICPYHGLAYDTKGQCTYIPAHPDLLPPARAHVQTYQAYEFYDLIWVRLGADSQAIIKDKKDDSEVESIIPPSFPEWENPAFRKFLCGSYKYHSSGFRAIENFLDVSHFPFVHDGLLGDRNRTATADYEVEVEKNGISLRNVRVWQPDPDGTGTGGEVTYNYRVLRPLTAYFVKQSPAGELTIFFTVTPVNEEECLGWMWITMNYGHEIPEAELRAFQDKVVRQDIPIVESQQPKRLPLDLPAEFHLPCDRASIAYRKWLKQFGVTFGTV; this comes from the coding sequence ATGGTTACATCTGACGCAATTTTACTCAACGACTGGCACGTTGTAGCCAAATCGGAAGACTTGCCACCGGCAACCATCCTGCCGGCACGTTTGTTGGGAGAAAACTTAGTGTTGTGGCGCAACGGAGATCACATCATGGCATGGAAAGACGTGTGTCCTCACCGAGGTGCGCGTCTTTCGATGGGGAATATCTCCGGTGATACCCTCATTTGTCCCTATCATGGCTTAGCTTACGATACTAAAGGACAATGTACATACATACCTGCCCATCCAGATTTACTGCCGCCGGCACGCGCCCATGTTCAAACTTACCAGGCATACGAATTTTATGACTTAATTTGGGTGCGTCTTGGCGCAGATTCGCAAGCCATAATCAAAGATAAAAAAGACGATTCCGAGGTTGAGTCCATCATCCCACCTTCCTTTCCAGAGTGGGAAAATCCAGCTTTTCGCAAATTCCTCTGCGGCTCTTACAAATACCATTCCAGCGGATTTCGAGCCATTGAAAATTTCCTAGATGTGTCCCATTTCCCATTCGTGCATGATGGATTGCTAGGCGATCGCAACCGTACCGCCACCGCAGACTATGAAGTGGAAGTCGAGAAAAATGGCATCTCACTCCGCAATGTGCGCGTCTGGCAACCCGATCCAGACGGCACCGGCACGGGAGGAGAAGTTACTTACAATTACCGCGTCTTGCGCCCCCTGACGGCGTATTTTGTGAAGCAGTCGCCAGCCGGCGAATTGACAATTTTCTTTACCGTCACGCCGGTGAATGAGGAAGAATGTTTAGGGTGGATGTGGATCACCATGAATTACGGGCATGAGATCCCAGAAGCAGAATTACGAGCATTTCAAGATAAAGTTGTCCGGCAAGATATTCCGATTGTGGAATCCCAGCAACCTAAGCGTCTCCCATTAGATTTGCCGGCAGAATTTCACCTACCTTGTGATCGCGCCTCCATAGCTTATCGTAAATGGTTAAAACAATTCGGCGTTACTTTTGGAACAGTTTAG
- a CDS encoding DUF1802 family protein, protein MELMTSHALKEWAVAVDALEAGKTIILLRKGGIREENGRFRVDYDKVFLYPTYEHQQPNLLKSEYAGKVMPVESGWHPETVRIGCWAEITDIFPVAHEPAIKALLPYHIWNEQFVSERLKWKPRQPIYVLLLRAYKLPQPQVIPYRPEYGGCKSWIDLVEPISMEGAVPVLSEGEYIKQANAIRRTIANPELVSL, encoded by the coding sequence ATGGAATTAATGACTTCTCACGCACTGAAAGAATGGGCTGTCGCCGTCGATGCCCTGGAAGCCGGCAAAACTATCATTCTGCTGCGGAAAGGCGGCATACGCGAAGAAAATGGGCGCTTTCGTGTTGATTACGACAAGGTTTTTCTCTACCCAACTTATGAGCATCAACAGCCGAATCTGCTGAAATCTGAATATGCCGGCAAGGTGATGCCGGTGGAGTCTGGCTGGCATCCGGAAACGGTTCGGATTGGTTGCTGGGCTGAAATTACTGATATTTTCCCAGTTGCTCACGAGCCGGCAATTAAGGCACTGTTACCTTATCATATTTGGAACGAGCAATTTGTTAGCGAACGTCTCAAATGGAAGCCGCGCCAGCCGATTTATGTGCTGCTACTGCGGGCTTATAAACTTCCGCAACCACAAGTTATTCCATATCGCCCAGAATACGGTGGCTGCAAATCTTGGATCGATCTGGTTGAACCGATTTCAATGGAAGGGGCAGTGCCGGTTTTAAGTGAGGGTGAGTATATTAAACAAGCGAATGCTATTCGCCGCACGATTGCTAATCCGGAGTTGGTTTCGTTGTGA
- a CDS encoding aldo/keto reductase, whose protein sequence is METRTLGTSDVKITPIIMGTWQTGKRMWVGIEDADSIKALKAAYDAGITTFDTAEVYGEGHSERIVGEALSSVRDKVVYATKVFSNHLSRNLVIEACERSLTNLKTDYIDLYQIHWPAGTWNSEFVTVEETMGALKRLKEQGKIRAIGVSNFSRGQIEEASLYGQIDSLQPPYSLFWRWVEKETMPYCVDKNISILAYSSLAQGLLTGKFGPDHKFEEGDNRAKNKLFADKENYQRVQEALNKLRPIAERNQCSLAQLSLAWLIAQPQSSAIVGARNAEQATANAKAGTLKLSADDLAEIDTIGRTVTDNLDDNPVMWDF, encoded by the coding sequence ATGGAAACACGAACTCTAGGCACATCTGACGTGAAAATTACCCCAATCATTATGGGGACTTGGCAAACCGGCAAAAGAATGTGGGTGGGAATTGAGGATGCCGACAGCATAAAAGCATTGAAAGCTGCCTATGATGCCGGGATCACAACCTTTGATACCGCAGAAGTTTATGGGGAGGGACACTCAGAACGGATAGTCGGAGAAGCGCTCTCATCTGTACGGGATAAAGTCGTCTACGCAACGAAAGTATTCTCGAATCATCTCAGCCGTAATCTAGTGATTGAAGCGTGTGAGCGTTCCCTGACAAATCTCAAAACAGATTATATCGATCTTTACCAAATTCATTGGCCGGCTGGAACTTGGAACAGTGAATTTGTGACAGTTGAAGAGACGATGGGCGCTCTGAAGAGATTGAAGGAACAGGGAAAAATTCGAGCGATTGGCGTGTCTAATTTTTCTCGCGGACAGATAGAAGAAGCTTCACTGTATGGACAGATTGATAGTTTACAACCGCCCTATTCTTTATTTTGGCGTTGGGTGGAAAAAGAGACAATGCCTTATTGTGTTGACAAGAATATTTCTATTCTCGCATATTCTTCACTTGCACAGGGATTATTAACCGGCAAATTTGGCCCCGATCACAAATTTGAGGAAGGCGATAACCGGGCAAAAAATAAGTTGTTTGCCGATAAAGAGAATTATCAACGAGTGCAGGAAGCTTTAAATAAATTGCGTCCGATTGCCGAACGTAATCAGTGCAGCCTCGCTCAGTTATCTTTGGCGTGGTTAATCGCTCAACCGCAATCTAGTGCAATTGTTGGGGCGCGGAATGCAGAACAAGCAACCGCAAATGCGAAAGCCGGCACTCTTAAATTATCGGCAGATGATTTAGCAGAAATTGATACCATCGGGCGCACTGTTACAGATAATTTAGATGACAATCCAGTGATGTGGGATTTTTAA
- a CDS encoding DUF4351 domain-containing protein produces MAKADTGSKRLISLDPNGWVQWVTQRPDIEADEIISSEFQWIGRESDVIVKVSSPETGEFLVLNELQFRYDTRMPKRMRAYAALAEEKYNLPVYPVLINIFQPETAVQIPNRYESNFLGLQARQDYRVINLWEVDVEVAFQPTLKALLPFSPLLRGGAQESVVVRAIQILRSDQQLSELESLLGFFATYVLNPVRIQQIVRFDMAILEQSPMYQQMVQKEQKRLALRILQRQLPRKFGEVPATVQTALEALNGDQLEELLEVLIEVNSLDAFISAIPAAEENEPGEALF; encoded by the coding sequence ATGGCAAAAGCAGACACCGGCAGCAAACGATTAATCAGTCTAGATCCGAATGGATGGGTGCAATGGGTAACACAGCGTCCTGATATCGAAGCAGACGAAATTATCAGTTCTGAATTTCAATGGATCGGGCGAGAAAGCGATGTCATCGTCAAAGTAAGCAGCCCGGAAACAGGAGAATTTCTCGTACTAAACGAGCTACAATTTCGCTATGACACTCGGATGCCAAAGCGGATGCGGGCTTATGCGGCGCTGGCAGAAGAAAAATATAACTTGCCGGTTTATCCCGTCTTGATTAACATTTTTCAGCCAGAAACAGCCGTCCAAATTCCCAACCGCTATGAATCCAACTTTCTCGGCTTACAAGCACGTCAAGATTATCGCGTCATTAACCTTTGGGAAGTAGATGTTGAGGTGGCATTTCAACCGACACTCAAAGCCTTACTTCCCTTTTCTCCCTTACTCAGGGGTGGGGCGCAGGAATCTGTCGTCGTTCGGGCTATCCAAATCCTACGAAGTGACCAACAGTTAAGCGAGTTGGAAAGCCTCTTAGGTTTCTTTGCCACCTATGTTTTAAACCCCGTCCGAATTCAACAAATCGTGAGGTTTGATATGGCAATTTTAGAGCAATCTCCCATGTATCAGCAAATGGTACAGAAAGAGCAGAAACGATTAGCCTTGCGGATATTGCAACGCCAGCTTCCACGCAAATTTGGAGAGGTGCCGGCTACTGTACAAACTGCCCTAGAAGCCTTAAATGGGGATCAACTAGAGGAACTGCTAGAGGTGCTGATTGAAGTCAATTCTCTGGATGCGTTTATCAGTGCAATTCCCGCTGCTGAGGAAAATGAGCCAGGTGAGGCGCTTTTCTAA
- a CDS encoding HEAT repeat domain-containing protein — translation MTKHRRQSLFAAFTVLFLSLTLPVLVAGSAWAQNQRGKDAGVTQVAPLIEKLKTADEFNRDETIEALAKLGAPAVPQLIKAWESDNLLVRQGAGDALEKIGEPAVPALIKALESKNKRVRWLAAAALGDTDNSEGVPVLVKALKDPDTRMRRIAAQSLVGMSFDSSKSAALSAAFKAAVPDLVNALNDKDADVRSHAAWSLVWMGIEAKAAVPDLVNALNDKDAYVRSSAASALDSIGTEAKAAVPGLINALKDENARVRANAASALGSIGTEAKAVVPDLVNALNDKDADVRGNAASALGKIGTEAKAAVPDLVNALKDENAYVRSRAASALGKIGTEAKAAVPDLVNALKDENDEVRGNAASALQSIALSLQEKANTLSPKELDKTISDLEAALKILEAPKAEFSADNIRTFHLSLNALKAQRNANLTYWIQQNPWRAGILFYLLFFPSLWLTIFWLRPRWLLRINDALKPYEFKLPETLGGAPIRIRDLTFFSLFVYHPRVLDAWVAKHIETFHEEFSKLETVKRRATYVPVDVELDDKKISLEATELQATFNKKRICLLLYGEGGIGKTSIACQMALWAMESDQTKRLCKHRQLPILIEEELSTQIPQGKHPFLEAIRGKLKTLTHHPQAIDETLVKKLLEQRRLLVIVDHFSEMTEATQKQIDPDSSEFPINALVVTSRLKSSLGKDSKTTIQPQKIQGAKLADFMEKYLDKLGKPSLLKGPDFHKLCADFARLLEEAERQQRSTTVLLARLYADLVIARKEGKKDENLPETIPDLMLEYVNEINRDVATNRLDERTVHADAKAIAWECLKPTYKPATAKFKDAIAALSALNPQDVEIRLKYLEETLRLIQTVGAAKEDIRFTLDPVAEYLAGLHLIDVYGNNDSKWQGFLTVAESQPGFPDAIKGFLLAVRDCYLTKIPGAKNSDFLPKEIEHRCIPSAPPAPVQPVPVSP, via the coding sequence ATGACTAAACATCGCCGGCAATCTCTGTTCGCTGCATTCACCGTTCTTTTCCTGTCTCTGACATTGCCCGTACTGGTAGCCGGCAGTGCTTGGGCGCAAAATCAACGTGGGAAAGATGCCGGTGTCACACAGGTTGCGCCCCTGATCGAGAAATTAAAAACCGCTGATGAATTTAACCGTGACGAAACGATTGAAGCGTTAGCCAAACTTGGCGCACCCGCCGTTCCCCAACTCATCAAAGCCTGGGAATCTGATAATTTGCTAGTCCGCCAAGGTGCAGGCGATGCACTGGAAAAAATCGGTGAGCCGGCTGTCCCGGCCCTGATCAAAGCCTTGGAGTCCAAGAATAAGCGAGTGCGCTGGCTAGCGGCTGCTGCGCTAGGTGACACCGATAACAGTGAAGGCGTTCCGGTTCTTGTCAAAGCACTAAAAGATCCGGATACACGAATGCGCCGTATTGCTGCCCAGTCTCTAGTAGGAATGAGCTTCGATAGCTCAAAGTCGGCAGCATTGTCGGCAGCATTCAAAGCCGCTGTCCCCGACTTGGTTAACGCTCTCAATGACAAAGATGCAGACGTGCGTAGCCATGCGGCTTGGTCGTTGGTGTGGATGGGCATAGAAGCCAAAGCTGCTGTCCCTGACTTGGTTAACGCTCTTAACGACAAAGATGCCTACGTGCGTAGCAGTGCCGCTTCTGCCTTAGACAGCATCGGCACAGAAGCCAAAGCTGCTGTTCCCGGCTTGATTAACGCTCTTAAAGATGAAAATGCTCGCGTGCGTGCCAATGCCGCTTCTGCCCTGGGGAGCATCGGCACAGAAGCCAAAGCTGTTGTCCCTGACTTGGTTAACGCTCTTAACGACAAAGATGCAGACGTGCGTGGCAATGCCGCTTCTGCCTTGGGGAAGATCGGCACAGAAGCCAAAGCCGCTGTCCCTGACTTGGTTAACGCTCTCAAAGATGAAAATGCCTACGTGCGTAGCCGTGCCGCTTCTGCCTTGGGGAAGATCGGCACAGAAGCCAAAGCCGCTGTCCCTGACTTGGTTAACGCTCTCAAAGATGAAAATGACGAGGTGCGTGGCAATGCCGCTTCTGCCTTGCAAAGCATCGCGCTTAGCCTTCAAGAAAAAGCAAACACCCTATCACCAAAGGAGTTGGATAAAACAATCTCAGACTTGGAGGCAGCTTTAAAAATCCTCGAAGCGCCTAAAGCTGAATTCTCAGCAGACAATATTAGAACTTTTCATCTGTCCCTCAACGCCCTCAAAGCCCAAAGAAATGCCAATTTAACCTATTGGATTCAGCAAAATCCCTGGCGAGCCGGCATCCTTTTCTATCTCCTCTTCTTCCCCTCCCTATGGTTAACAATTTTCTGGCTGCGTCCCCGGTGGCTGTTGCGAATTAACGACGCCCTCAAACCCTACGAATTTAAACTCCCTGAAACCTTGGGAGGCGCACCCATCCGCATTCGTGACCTCACGTTTTTCAGTCTTTTTGTTTACCATCCCAGAGTTCTTGATGCCTGGGTTGCTAAACATATCGAAACATTCCATGAAGAATTTAGCAAGCTAGAAACCGTCAAACGTCGTGCCACCTACGTCCCCGTTGATGTTGAACTCGACGATAAAAAAATTTCCTTAGAGGCTACAGAGTTGCAAGCTACCTTCAACAAAAAGCGTATCTGCTTGCTGCTCTATGGCGAAGGCGGCATTGGCAAAACCAGCATCGCTTGTCAGATGGCACTGTGGGCAATGGAGTCAGATCAAACCAAACGTCTCTGCAAACACCGGCAGCTTCCCATTCTCATAGAAGAAGAACTCAGCACCCAAATTCCCCAAGGCAAACATCCGTTTCTAGAAGCGATTCGAGGAAAGCTGAAAACCCTCACCCACCATCCCCAAGCGATTGATGAAACCCTGGTAAAAAAATTGCTGGAACAACGCCGCCTTCTGGTCATCGTAGACCACTTTTCAGAAATGACCGAAGCCACGCAAAAGCAAATTGACCCGGATTCATCAGAATTTCCCATCAATGCTTTAGTCGTTACTTCGCGGCTGAAAAGCAGCCTCGGCAAAGATAGCAAAACCACGATTCAACCCCAGAAAATACAAGGCGCTAAGCTTGCAGATTTCATGGAAAAATACTTGGATAAACTGGGTAAACCATCTCTATTGAAAGGGCCTGATTTTCACAAATTATGCGCTGACTTTGCCAGACTCTTAGAAGAGGCAGAAAGGCAACAAAGAAGTACCACAGTTTTATTGGCTAGATTGTATGCTGATTTAGTGATAGCCAGAAAAGAAGGCAAAAAAGATGAGAATTTGCCGGAAACAATCCCTGATTTGATGTTAGAATATGTCAATGAAATTAACCGGGATGTCGCAACAAACCGGCTCGATGAGCGCACGGTTCATGCCGATGCCAAAGCCATCGCTTGGGAATGCTTGAAACCCACTTACAAACCGGCAACTGCTAAATTTAAAGATGCGATAGCGGCGCTCTCTGCCTTAAACCCGCAAGACGTAGAAATTCGCCTCAAATATCTGGAAGAAACACTCCGCCTGATTCAAACCGTAGGCGCAGCAAAAGAAGACATCCGGTTTACCCTCGATCCGGTAGCTGAATATCTAGCCGGTTTGCATTTAATTGATGTTTATGGCAATAACGATAGCAAATGGCAAGGTTTCTTAACCGTAGCTGAATCACAACCGGGTTTTCCCGATGCGATTAAAGGCTTTTTGCTGGCAGTACGCGATTGCTATTTAACAAAAATTCCAGGCGCAAAAAATAGCGATTTTCTCCCCAAAGAAATTGAACATCGCTGTATTCCCAGTGCCCCACCGGCACCTGTACAGCCCGTGCCAGTGTCCCCGTAA
- a CDS encoding tetratricopeptide repeat protein, which yields MSDSLSERYLAFIEQIVEITLKGQIRSKEQVYQMLVEGIEAGTGEIFERSLDEQLNTAQSVVKTEKDELKQAKANRRLRAIKTIQTEWERWQKENRVSGAIASAIQQILNADERDRLTVVLRVLDPNQKQPLTLEQLQQLAKLLHQQLTQIANPDLAQDVQQILTGITAGLESWQRLEGNLVSWIYERRSQIGFAGTPEQNGPWALWAKQVSSPFPKALFNAISLNQSIVEATGKQASLEPAALIELAVILQCLQRGLVAWFDKLVYDSKVGAKLSISTFLTFAAIWVQLANGFERATSLNSSNRERLANGCFQVTLQILRAFSQREYFPLYGGIFASFSGSYLRNTLDYLSEPLRQVEGTQEKARILTLLGYSQHAQGRYEQAIVFHEQALEIAREAGDRPCEIANLNHLSRTCVAQKNYAGAISYSQRALIYSRQAGDRLGEANALANFGFSEVFQAKQQEQLEPEVYESAINYLEQGLQLAEKLGDRQSQALCFSSLGIAHVVLDQPEEALNYLTDGWKTAQMSGDLYLQGLNLAYLAQVCYSLTAIGNAVAYGGLGMYILEQIGANEWRQPAGLLTILQGQLSLEFQNLLEQKRPTIIAVIGVDGYDYIPELLERYLKSLE from the coding sequence ATGTCAGACTCACTGAGCGAGCGCTACCTAGCCTTTATCGAGCAAATTGTTGAAATCACCCTCAAAGGGCAAATTCGCTCAAAAGAACAGGTTTATCAAATGCTTGTGGAAGGCATAGAAGCCGGCACTGGCGAAATTTTTGAACGCAGTTTAGATGAACAATTAAACACCGCCCAATCTGTAGTAAAAACTGAAAAAGATGAATTAAAGCAAGCCAAAGCCAACCGCCGGCTGAGAGCGATTAAAACGATTCAAACCGAGTGGGAACGCTGGCAAAAAGAAAATAGAGTGTCTGGTGCCATTGCATCCGCTATTCAACAAATTCTCAACGCAGATGAGCGTGATCGCCTTACCGTTGTGTTGCGCGTACTCGATCCTAACCAAAAGCAGCCGCTTACCTTAGAGCAACTGCAACAACTGGCAAAATTATTGCATCAACAACTCACGCAAATTGCCAACCCCGACTTAGCGCAAGATGTGCAGCAAATTCTCACCGGCATCACCGCAGGATTGGAATCTTGGCAACGACTCGAAGGCAATCTTGTTAGCTGGATTTACGAAAGACGTAGCCAAATCGGATTTGCCGGCACTCCTGAGCAAAATGGCCCTTGGGCGTTATGGGCAAAACAAGTCAGCAGTCCCTTCCCTAAAGCCTTATTTAATGCAATTTCCCTCAATCAATCTATCGTTGAAGCCACTGGCAAGCAAGCCAGTTTAGAACCGGCAGCATTAATTGAATTAGCAGTAATTTTGCAGTGCTTGCAACGAGGTTTAGTTGCCTGGTTTGATAAACTGGTTTATGACTCGAAAGTTGGTGCAAAGCTTTCCATTTCCACCTTCTTAACCTTTGCCGCAATTTGGGTTCAGTTAGCCAATGGCTTTGAGCGAGCAACCAGCCTTAATTCCAGTAATCGAGAACGCTTAGCCAATGGCTGTTTTCAAGTTACATTACAAATTCTCCGAGCTTTCTCTCAACGCGAATACTTTCCGCTTTATGGGGGAATTTTTGCCTCGTTTTCAGGTAGCTACTTGCGAAATACACTCGATTATCTGAGTGAACCGCTGCGACAAGTGGAAGGAACCCAAGAAAAAGCTCGAATCCTCACACTTTTAGGCTATTCACAACACGCTCAAGGTCGTTATGAGCAGGCAATTGTCTTTCATGAACAAGCCTTGGAAATTGCCCGTGAAGCCGGTGATCGTCCCTGTGAAATTGCCAATCTCAATCACCTCAGCCGCACCTGCGTTGCTCAAAAAAACTATGCCGGTGCAATTAGTTACAGTCAACGCGCCCTTATTTATTCTAGGCAAGCCGGTGATCGTTTAGGAGAAGCAAACGCTCTCGCAAATTTCGGTTTTAGCGAAGTATTCCAAGCCAAACAACAAGAACAATTAGAACCGGAAGTTTATGAGAGTGCGATTAACTACTTAGAGCAAGGTTTGCAATTAGCAGAAAAATTAGGTGATCGTCAAAGTCAAGCCCTTTGTTTCAGCAGTCTCGGCATCGCTCACGTTGTTTTAGATCAACCTGAAGAAGCCCTCAACTATCTAACAGACGGGTGGAAAACTGCCCAAATGTCAGGAGATTTATATCTACAAGGTCTGAATTTGGCTTACTTAGCGCAAGTTTGCTACAGTTTAACCGCCATTGGCAATGCTGTGGCTTACGGTGGTTTGGGAATGTATATTTTAGAGCAAATTGGTGCAAATGAGTGGCGGCAACCGGCAGGCTTGTTGACAATCTTACAGGGTCAATTAAGCCTTGAATTTCAAAATCTTTTGGAGCAGAAGCGCCCTACTATCATTGCAGTCATTGGGGTAGATGGCTATGACTACATCCCCGAACTGTTAGAAAGATACCTGAAATCTTTAGAGTAA
- a CDS encoding L,D-transpeptidase family protein encodes MVRGESLNRSSSMGKTHRLIMLCLSATMVLLWGHRQADALEVAQKGGAAGELKPQVEQRVSPPIEQPADIAPTDKPADIAPSNKPADIAPSDKPANISPSNKPSPASDSLSTRLVIKLGERRVYVYRDNQMQISYPIAVGKDGWETPVGTYQVMQMIKNPTWEHPWTGELVEPGPDNPLGTRWIGFWTDGKDVIGFHGTPNEDSVGQAASHGCVRMFDRDVQALFEKVSVGTPVVVEP; translated from the coding sequence ATGGTGAGAGGAGAGTCCCTAAATCGTTCTTCCAGCATGGGCAAAACGCACAGATTAATAATGCTGTGCTTGAGTGCGACAATGGTACTGCTGTGGGGGCACCGGCAAGCTGATGCTTTAGAGGTTGCCCAGAAAGGAGGCGCTGCCGGTGAGCTAAAGCCACAGGTTGAGCAACGTGTCTCGCCGCCGATTGAGCAACCGGCTGATATTGCGCCAACCGATAAACCTGCTGATATTGCTCCGAGCAATAAACCTGCTGATATTGCACCCAGCGATAAACCTGCCAATATTTCTCCGAGTAATAAACCTTCTCCAGCCAGCGACAGCCTCAGCACCCGCTTGGTGATTAAGTTAGGCGAGCGCCGCGTTTATGTGTATCGCGATAACCAGATGCAAATTAGTTATCCAATTGCAGTGGGTAAGGATGGGTGGGAAACGCCGGTGGGCACCTATCAAGTGATGCAAATGATCAAAAATCCAACTTGGGAGCATCCCTGGACGGGAGAACTTGTCGAGCCTGGGCCTGATAATCCGTTAGGAACCCGATGGATTGGCTTTTGGACGGATGGAAAAGATGTCATCGGTTTTCATGGCACGCCGAATGAAGATTCAGTCGGACAGGCAGCTTCCCACGGCTGCGTCCGGATGTTTGATCGCGATGTTCAAGCTTTATTTGAGAAGGTGTCAGTTGGAACACCTGTTGTCGTAGAACCGTAG
- a CDS encoding DUF1838 family protein, which produces MDGNQPAYLFDFLGVDISRCIKDEIINGWILLSRKITLYLDPQTGQVLKTWQNPWSGETLNVMHRSYDYQEFEIPQQIKAHIAPEISSVSLDINLKLPNPLAKNPKFSEHSPEEFIQSSDSYKFIFPTKMLSDETLTPADNRAVALSYYRMGPWEPWMKMKGKPGFLVLNYTGTKTDAFEELHPEIKAQIQQRMPLFYEAPTHRLQRSIATSWSRFDEQFDGYLRGEEFPLPAPVAEEV; this is translated from the coding sequence ATGGATGGAAATCAACCGGCTTACCTGTTTGATTTTCTTGGCGTAGATATCTCACGCTGCATTAAAGATGAAATTATTAACGGCTGGATATTACTGAGCCGTAAAATTACACTTTATCTTGACCCGCAAACTGGCCAAGTTTTAAAGACTTGGCAAAATCCCTGGAGTGGTGAAACGCTCAACGTTATGCATCGCTCTTACGACTACCAAGAATTTGAAATTCCTCAACAAATCAAGGCTCACATCGCCCCGGAAATTTCCTCAGTTTCATTAGATATTAACCTGAAATTACCGAACCCACTGGCAAAAAATCCCAAATTTTCCGAGCATTCTCCTGAAGAATTTATTCAATCTTCAGATTCTTATAAATTTATTTTTCCTACAAAAATGCTGAGTGATGAAACCCTCACGCCCGCTGATAACCGCGCTGTCGCACTTTCCTACTACCGCATGGGGCCTTGGGAACCTTGGATGAAAATGAAGGGAAAACCCGGCTTTTTAGTTTTGAATTACACCGGAACTAAAACAGATGCCTTTGAAGAACTGCATCCAGAAATTAAAGCCCAAATACAGCAGAGAATGCCGCTGTTTTACGAGGCTCCAACCCATCGCTTACAGCGGTCTATCGCCACCAGTTGGAGCCGGTTTGACGAACAGTTTGATGGGTATTTAAGAGGTGAAGAATTTCCCCTGCCGGCCCCCGTTGCTGAAGAAGTTTAA
- a CDS encoding dienelactone hydrolase family protein: MSAQEIAIASLDGGSFSGYLATPTAGAGAGMIIIQEIFGVNQVMRRLADAYAAAGYVALVPDLFWRQQPQVQLDDHSEEDWNKALQLFQGFDEDKGVEDLIATLNTLRQLPECTGKVGSVGFCLGGKLAYLMATRSDAACNVGYYGVGIENNLDETGNIQKPLMLHIAESDQFVPPEAQATIRVQLSGHPQVTVYSYTSVSHAFAREGGQSYDQAAAELANSRTMAFFQEHLT; this comes from the coding sequence ATGAGCGCTCAAGAGATTGCGATCGCAAGCTTAGATGGCGGCAGTTTCAGCGGCTATCTGGCAACTCCGACTGCGGGTGCCGGTGCCGGCATGATTATCATTCAGGAAATTTTCGGCGTGAATCAGGTGATGCGGCGTTTAGCCGACGCTTACGCTGCTGCCGGCTACGTTGCTCTTGTGCCCGATTTGTTCTGGCGGCAGCAGCCTCAAGTGCAATTAGATGACCATAGCGAAGAAGACTGGAATAAGGCATTACAGCTTTTTCAAGGTTTTGATGAAGATAAGGGGGTTGAGGATCTCATTGCCACGCTCAATACGCTCAGACAACTGCCTGAATGCACCGGCAAGGTGGGGAGTGTTGGCTTCTGTCTGGGTGGTAAGTTGGCTTATTTAATGGCGACTCGTTCGGATGCTGCGTGTAATGTGGGCTATTACGGCGTTGGCATTGAAAATAATCTTGATGAAACCGGCAATATTCAAAAGCCGCTGATGCTGCATATTGCGGAGAGCGATCAGTTTGTCCCCCCTGAAGCCCAAGCGACTATTAGGGTACAGCTCAGCGGTCATCCACAGGTGACGGTTTATTCTTACACCAGCGTCTCTCACGCCTTTGCTCGTGAAGGCGGTCAATCCTATGATCAAGCCGCTGCCGAGCTTGCCAACAGCCGTACAATGGCGTTTTTTCAGGAGCATTTAACTTGA